The Kwoniella dejecticola CBS 10117 chromosome 6, complete sequence sequence ATACCCTTCCAAGTGTTGTGTGATATGGGAATGTAGATGATTTGGGGCATCGGTAGCGGGGATAGCATTCTCGACGTATTCTTGAACCATGTACAGACAGCCTCTGTCTTCAAAGACCGCGACAATATTGGGTACCGGTATACTGGTATGTGTCCTGAGATACAAGATAGCGTTGACTTCGTTGAGTAGGGAAGAGAACGAGCGCTCTGCTCTGATAGAAGGTGTTCCGGCTCGATTCAATAGCTTTGATTGTTCTTCGGGTGTTGACGATCGCTTGATGAATGTACGACGACCAGTCAAGGGATCGAACGCTTCCAGGAACCTTCAGCGTGGCGTTGTGTGGTTGATGTACGGCTGAGCTGAGACAGGCATGATGCCGCTACTGTATTGTAGGAGTTACATTCGTCAGATTTAGTGCGATAACAGGTTGCGACACACAGCAATAAGTCGGGTGACAAGACGATTGTGCGTTGACCAAAAGCAGTGTTTGTATGGTGGACTTGTTAGTGGGGTCACCATCATTGATGGTACCTTGAGGAAGTGGGGAAGTGTGCGTCATTTTGAGAAGGGATCAAACAGGGGAAGTTGTATGTGTACAGTATGTGCCGTATTTTTGCATCAGATTCATAAAACAATAAGACTCCTCTTCATTCATGTCTATCATGAAAGAGCAAATAATCGAGAAGTTGATGAATGGATGGTATAAATCTCTTGTTGCGTATGACcctcctctccatctccatcatcaaccaatATCCTGACTCAAGCGACAACgagtcaatctcgatcataCTTATCGTTTGACCGCGCTAATCGTTCACGATGCCGATGTCCCTTCAGCCATATGTAGAACTCACCACCGATCGTCGACGATTCTTTGAAACCTTCAGTCCTTCAATTGGCTGCCGTCTTTTTATTAAACGATCAGCAACGCTCGAAGAAGCTACCAAAAATCTCAATAGAGCTGGAACTCCAGCCGAACTGGTGGAGAATTCATTCGCATCTTTACAGAATGAAGCTTCTGCCATTGCTTGGATCGGCAAGAACACTTCCGTCCCTGTACCACGCATCTTCGCGGCGTATGAGGATCGTGGTTGCTTCTACCTCATTCAAGAGTATCAAGAGGATTGCATTCCCGCCATCCAAGCTCCCAAGGAGCTTCATCCATACATCACACAGCACATCGCCGCCTATCTGCAGCAACTCCACAGTTACAGAAGTCTTCGAGCCCATAGCTTTACGGACCGACTCTTCCTTCCCGCTCGAATGGGTGCAAACAAGACGTACTTCCAACACCTGCCTTATCCTGAAGATCAACGGAGAAGATGTGTATTATGTCATGGAGATTTAGGCTGGCAGAATGTCATGGTTCACCCTGAGACTGGAGAGATCAAGGTTATCATAGATTGGGAGTTTGCTGGATTCTGGCCTGtggagattgaaggagaCTATTGGAGAAGGTTCGGTACCGCAAGCGCATTTGGAGATGACGTGAATGATGTGGACTCTATCACCCAGCTCCTCTTTAATCTCACCAACACAGGTCAATTCGATGAGACTTACAAATCCCCACACCTCGAGGACAATGAACGACTTCCGTTGCTTGAAGGCTTAGAATCTTTCCAGCACGCCCACGTTGCCTCTGCCATCGACAATGAGGCGCCGACCACAATCCTGAATAAACAGGCTCCCGAGGCCACCGATGTTTCCTTGCgatcagaagcagaaacGATGGAACAACAGGCTCATCTGACTACTGACGCAAATGATCAGAATAATGTAAAGGCTTCGAAGCCCGACCTTCGATCGACTGCTGTCGAACAAACCCTCACGACGAcgaaaaagaagaggaagctgtcttcattgatcaagcgCTTCCTGCCTTCCTCCAAGTCGTAGAGAAACAAGTCCTCCGCATCACCAAACCAAGGAGGCACGCAGAGTCTCCCTGCTGTTCCTGCCACACGTCAGGCGGAAGCTGCTGAAACACAACCAACTATAGCTGCCGATCATACGTAAGTCAGACCAAAGCCATCTATATACATGCTGATGTGGCAACCATAGGACCGATAGGATTGCAGAAAATGAATCAAGTAAGACCAACACAGACCTACCTGCCGATTATGGTCAGGGCATTTCAAGTAGTCCCAACATGCTGAAGgtcatgtgagtgatctaAGCCTCAGGCTTCTCTACATCGGCTCATTCATGCAAACCTTCTCGCAGACCCGGATGGACGGGACAGACTGGCCCGGTTGTAACTGAGACGAATCCCTTGTCGAGGTAAGCCGCGTTGACCAGTCCGTTCGTGACCTGTTGTACTGAGCGATAATGCTGTTAGTGACCTTCCGGAGTGGGCAGCCATGAAAGCGGCTTACCCAAAAGACAAGCCTGTGACCTCCCGAACTTTGGCTTTACAAGTCGCCATCTCATCCAGACTCAATCTCAGCAATCAGTGTGGCGCTTTGAGTCGAGGTGCGCTATTGGAGCATCATACCACTTCCGATTGGCTCTCTTCTATCGCTCTCAATGCTCCAGACTACTATATTTATGGTTCAGGATTAAAGCCAAGAATTATGTTCGAAGGTAGGTGAATCTTGCCTGGTTATTGCTGTGACCATGCACTGACACATGTAGGAATTGTAGAAGCTCTACATCTCGTTGAGCTGAACATACCCCTCGAAAAGTCTTTAAGAGCGTTATGTGATGCTTTAGCGGAGTCCACAGAACCACTCAGGAAATTCCAGGATCgacagcttcttgatatcgccACGGACCAGAAGCGCATCGAGCTGAATCCCGAATTTGCGAAGgctgcgaagaagatgccACAGCAAAAAGATTCGGCGGTCACAAACAAGAGCACTTTGGATGCTGAAGGTGATGCCATCAAGCTCAGCCTCCATGGTGATAGGGACGAAGCTTTCCGTCAAAGTGAGACTGCGAAATGGAAGGCTATCCGAAAGGTTAGTTCTCTGCGCCCCTGAAAAAGAGTGACGAATATATGCCGTTGACTGACCGAGATTTGAGATCCAGGCTGCTGAAGAGATACTCATGATATCACATGCTGCTGACTGCTTATTGCCATACCTACCTGATCGAGTCAAGAATCAGAAGAGTCGACACAGAGATCCAGCTCGAGGGGTAATAGAAGACAAGACTCGGGACCTTATATTAGGTGGAACTGGAGGATGGGTGATCAAAGTTGAGAATACCGACGATTGGATTCCGATTGACGCGCAGGCTCTAGGTGTACCCGAAGATGATACTGTCAGTCGGGATGATGGTCTTTCGATAGCGGAGCAAATGTATCAGGACCGTATGATGAATGGAACCCATTGATTGTAGTTAcaattcaccttcgtcttAGTGTTATAGGCTATACCCGGTCAGTATGCATCTTCAGATACACATGATCGCACAGTGGAGTGTTTCTATGGATAACGCAGCTTATACATGAGTACTCAGTACGCCAGATCGTTTACGAGGTGATCTAATACAGGTGCGTTCCTGCGTCATTCCTTACAAGTGGGTAAAGGGAGAAATTGCCAAGAGGCTTAAGGATAGCAAACAAGCTTGCTACTGTATCACAGAATCGCTGTACCTACGTGACATTGACGTTGGAATCACCCGCAGATCCGCGTTCATACAGTATCGCGAGATATTTCGCATCCGACTCGTAGTGATATTTCAATATCCTTTCCGTTAAAGGttccttcccatcttcattgtctctctcatcctgttcttcgtcctgctcctcatcgtcctccggGACACCTCTCTCTCTGACATCTATCGGTACCCAATCTTCTAGATTTACTACTTGAGCTTCCCATCCGCCTTGACCACCGAGAAGCAGGTCTCTCACGcgatcttctgcttctttgCGGGAAGAACTCTGTGCACGGCTGGGCTGATTCCTCACCCGGTCTGGCGCAAAAGGCAAAAGGGTGTGCGCTGCATGCGATATGACCAGGAGTGTCTGTGCACACTGTGCATCCAAATACTAGCAGGGTCAGAAAAATCCATACCCCCTTGTTTCACACGGAGGGACAACACACATACCTTTCTGATTGCATCCCATTTAAGGGTTTCGCTTTCACGGAAAGCTTGATCCCTATCGGAATGGATCCTTCGGCGTACTTCGTCGGCTTCCGCCTCGAAGAGGACCATCGAGTCGCGTCGAGGATCTTCGGGCTGAgtgctgagctgatctcgttctATCATGAGCTTTTCTGTCAATTCTTGAGCTAAAATTTGACGTCGTTGAAAGCGCTTTAGAGGATCAATTGAGAGCCTGAGGTGATTGACGAGCTGTGAGATGGCTTCGCTCAACGGCCGGCACAATTCCTGGAGATGAAGAGTCTCTGTACATTTGTCAAAGATGATCAGCCAAATGGCCCTGCCGAGCGGAAAACATATAAAAAAACATACCCCTCACGAGGGTTCGGCTTTTCAAGGGTTCATGATAGTAGCCTGGAGCATCCCGAGATGTTGCAAGAGTCCAATCTTGGCCGGTGCGATGGTCGATGtctatccttctcctcataTAGTCTATGTGCTGGCAGATGTTATCTCGTGATGCAATAGCGACCTGTACGGTCAAGACTTGTTGGGTGATAGTCCTGTCTTCGGCAAACTTTAGTTCTAAATCGTGCCACTCCGGTGCGTCACTAAGGGAAGCAAAGCTGTGTCAGTGGCCAGTAGGATTATCAGGAGCAGCAGGGTACTGACAGAATTTCCTGAGGCCTTCTAGACTGCCCTTGATCAGATGCATCGATGTTGAGATTAGGCTTACTGAGAGGACTTGATCCAACTTGGTCGGTCAGCGTTTACAGTGAAGACTGAACCCGAATTAGTCCCTCACCCTTGACATTCCACTGAAGCTGCAGCGACTCCAACGGGGCAGAGATCACGGATTATAGCCTTtccttggtcttggtcttgttCTTGGAAGTTCGCTGATTGAATTTCCGCTGTCTCAGCTTTGTGATGGGTGGTCATAGCCGATCGCTTAATGGAGAGACCGAGTAGTCTTCGAAGCTTATCTGCTGGCCCAAGGTGAGATTTGCGAGAGCGTCGCATTCGTTGAGTTGTCTTCATCTTACGATGTCTGCTATCGATCTGGGTGGTATAGTCAATCTTCGGAGCTAATTGGTATTGCGCTTTAAATTGCCTCTTGTCGTTCAGACCAACAAGTAATTGACAAATGATGTCAATGTCACCACGTTCGGATCCAATGGGGCAGGCTGTACCACATCTTTTCCAATATTgaccttccacttccacagGGTAGAATCCGGCATATTCCCAGTCAATGATGCTCTTGATATCCCCGGTGATAGGATCCACCAATATGTTCTGCCATCCCAAGTCGCCATGACACAGCACGTATCGACATTGGGGATCTTCTGGGTAGGACAGTTGCGAAAGATAAGCTTCCGTTGAGACTAACCGAGCTGGCAATTGGAGATCAAGGCTGAATGAGTGGAGTTTGTGACTGCGTAAGTTGTGAAGTTGCGACATGTAGTGTTCTAATTGTCGAATGATATGCGGATGGAGACGTTTATCGGCATCCAATGCAGAGATCGCGTTTTCGATATATTCTTGAATCATGTACAAACACCCTCGATCTTCGAACACAGTCACGATGGTTGGTACCGGTATACTGGTGTGAGTTTTGACGAAATGAATCGCCTTTGCTTCGTTCTCGAGAGACGAGAATGACCGTTCAGTCCTGTTGCGTGGTGTACCGGCTGGGTTCAGATCTTTGGTAGCTTCTTCGCGGGTGGACGAACGTTTCATGAATAGGCGTCGACCTTTCAAGGGATCATACGATTCGAGAAACCGTCGACGCGAAGTTGTGTGATCAATCGGCTGATAAGTTGGCTCCTCCATTTTTTGAACGAGTGCAAGAATATGATGACAAGGAGCGATGTCGTGCGTGTGATATACAATAGAAtgcagacgatgatgagtaCTGCGTATAAAGTCGAAAGTCTGTCGTTGACGCTAGCATGCGCTTTGTCACTTGTTTGTGTGTTCCTGCGACTGTACCGTGCGTGGGGTAGCCATCAAAGTGGGGGATGTGGCGGTTTCTCTCACCAAGTCTTGAGTTCTCTCTGAAACGCAATCAGATCCACCCCACTCGATATAACGTACCAGCGGGGTGCATTTATTCTGCATTTGATGATGCTTATTGTTCATTGGTCGAGACACATGAGTGTTTGGTTCTGTCAAGCACGACTTTTGGGCGAGGCTAAGGGGTCGACATGCTTTGATACACCCTCTTTACAGTATATCTAGGTATATAGTTGGCTGATTCACTATGTTAACTTTACGTCTCTTGccgctcttcttctggtctcTTCCTGAAATATcgttcttctgctcttcaAGCTATACCATAATGCCGAACCCCCTCAAGTGTTTCTCGGAGGATGCTAGACGTGACAGACAGTATCAAAGGATGGAGCGGCTCCAAGAACGAATGGCCAAcatggaggaagaacgacAGCGCAGATACGAGGCCATGATGCGTTCATCCCCACAACATTCTCAATACCAGAGTGGCCATTACGCTCAATACGGTCCCTACGGTCGCGTTCAACAATCCTACGATGCTCACCGGGTTGATCCCTTTGTACCTCAGCTTGCCACTCCACATACTACTCCAGGCTATACTTTTGATACCTCCCACTCGACGCCCGCGGACGATTTGTGGAAATCGTGTAGTCGATGTTTGGACCGTCGACCCTGGCTTGCGAGCTCCGTGATGCGATGCATCATCGACGGTTGGACCCGTACAGTCAGGCGCCATGCTGGGTCTAGAAACACGGTGTTAGATGGCCCGACAACGTACAAATGGAAGTGCAAGTCCTGCGGTAGAATAGCCAACAGCTTAGGATTTGGCAGCAGGACTTGGAAACGAGTATGCAGAGAGTGTAGAGCGGAGACCGATCTGATCTGGAACGAACGTCATCCCGAAACTCCGTATCAAGGATTGACTTACTGCTGTCAGCATTGCAGATATCAACTAAACCCCCCGCAAATAATCAATACGGCGCGAGGACCTATCCAAGTCTTATGGACTGAAGTGTGCCCGTCCTGCGAGCAGGAACAAGCCGTTGTACCGGTCGAATTCGCTCGAGATCCACTTTACGTATGCCATTATTGCCACAAAACGGCAGGCAGATGGCAGGATGGACAGGTCTGCCAATGGTGCACCGCGGCTTGTGGCGGTGATGAGAGATTAGCGGGGTATGCCGGGGCATACGTGCGAGCTGCTTCAGATGTCTGATCGGTGCCGTGATGGTGAGTGCAGTGCTACTTGATGGCTGGAAAGATGCTTTGACGTTGACGATGAATTTGGCAAGGtgatgatcgagtcgaagTGGCAGTTTAGGCACCGAGTGTCATGGTGCTTTGTTCGACTGAACCAATGCTAAATTTGATATTTTTGGCATCACGTTATTCATTCACTGTTTATCATATAAAGCGAGAACAAGCCAAACATTCCTCGAGGGAATCATTCcagaccgagaccgagaccgagacaaaagggaaagacaaagaaaCGAAGGTAGATAGTAGATGAAGATATCAGATGAAATGCTATCGGAATGAGGGTAAATAGTGGTTGATGTTATTTATGCTATTTGATTATAACTTGCGTCGATTGATAGAGGGAGAAACAAAAACGAGAACATATTATCTGTTGTTCCGTTTATGCTCCTCGGGCTttagcagcagcagccatcTTGTTCAAGGCGGAACCAGCCTTGAACCATTCCCATTGACCTTCGTTGATAGACGAGGTAGTCAAGAACGAATCTTTAGAACCGTCTTTGTGGGTGATCTCAACCTTGATATCTTGTCCAGGCTTGAATTCGTTAAGACCGACAATCGACAATTTATCGGTACCAGAGATCTTGTCGTAATCGGCAGAGTTCTTGAACCATAACGGGAGCATaccttgcttcttcaagttGGTCTCGTGGATACGGGCGAATGATCGGCAGATGACAGCTCGTCCACCCAAGAATCGGGGTTCCAAAGCGGCGTGTTCTCTAGATGAACCTTCTCCGTAGTTCTCATCTCCAACAACAACCCAAGGGAtatctcggtctcggtagTAAGCACCAACGGTTGGAACAGGGCCAAATTCACCGGTTTCTTGGTTCAAGACAGAGTTGGCTTCTCCAGAGTCGGCGTTGATGGCACCGATCAAACAGTTTTGAGAGATGTTCTCCAAGTGACCTCGGTATTTCAACCATGGTCCACCGGCGGAGATGTGATCGGTGGTGCACTTTCCTTTGGCCTTGATGAGGACAGGAGCGTCGATGATGTCCTTTCCGTCCCATGCCTTGAATGGCTTGAGGAGTTGTAATCGGtcggaagagggagagacaGCGACGTTGACGGTGGTACCATCCTCGGGGGGAGCTTGGAAGGTGTTTTCACCGGCATCGTATCCCTTGGCGGGAAGCTCGAAACCAGCTGGGTCGGAGAATTTGAATTCCTTACCGTCGGAACCCTTGAGCGAGTCGGTAAGAGGGTTGAAAGTGAGGGAACCAGCGAAGGTCATGGCAGTTACGAGATCAGGGGAAGCGACGAAAGCGTGGGTAGCAGGGTTGGCATCGTTTCTACCGGTGAAGTTTCGGTTGtaagaagagatgatagaGTTGACTTCGcccttcttgacatcttgtCGATCCCATTGACCGATACAAGGTCCACAAGCGTTGGCAAGAACAACACCACCGACATCCTCGAAAGTATCGACGAAACCGTCTCGAGCGATGGTAGCTCTGACTTGCTCGGAACCAggggtgatggtgaagatggatttggtCTTGAGACCGTGGTCGGCGGCTTCCTTGGCGATGTGAGCAGATCGAGACATGTCTTCGTAAGAAGAGTTGGTACATGAACCGATAAGTCCGACCTTGAGTTCCTCTGGCCAgttgttcttcttgacttcctcgGCGAACTTGGAGATGGGGGTAGCAAGATCCGGGGTGAAGGGACCGTTGATGTGGggctcaagctcagaaaggttgatttcgattctTCGGTCGTATTCAGATCCTTCATCTGGTTGCAAGTTATGGTTGAACTCTTGGGCGTAGGCGGCTTGTTGAGATCGACCGGTGGCTTCGAGGTAAGCGGACATTCGCTTGTTGTaagggaagagggaagtgGTAGCACCGATTTCGGCACCCATGTTACAGATGGTGGCCATACCGGTACATGAGAGGGATTCAACACCAGGACCGTGATACTCGATGATGGCACCGGTACCACCCTTTACGGTAAGGATACCAGCGACCTTGAGGATGATATCTTTAGGAGTGGTCCATCCGCTCATCTTTCCGTCGAGGTAAACACCGATAACTTTGGGAGCCTTAAGTTCCCAAGGGATGCCAGCCATCACATCTACGGCATCGGCACCTCCAACACCACAGGCGACCATACCAAGACCACCAGCGTTAGGGGTGTGAGAATCGGTACCGATCATCATGAGACCAGGGAGAGCGTAGTTTTCGAGGATAATTTGGTGGCTGAAGCAGAGATTAGCTTTGTAGCTCATACAGGGTGCAGAATGACTGCTCACATGATACCAGATCCGGGCTTCCAGAAACCGATACCGTACTTGGCACAGGCGGTAGCCAAGAAGTCGTAGACTTCTCGGTTGATGTCGATAGCTCGAGCCAAATCTTTGGGTCCTCCAACTTGAGCttggatcaagtgatcacAGTGAACGGAAGTGGGGACGGCGGTTTGGGGGAGACCGGCAGACATGAATTGGAGGATAGCCATCTATGAAAAGGGTAAAAAGCACAGACGGTCAGTGACAATCAGAATGACGCGTTTTTGATGGGAAATTCCCCGAGAATGTGgtcaactcacttgagcAGTAGCATCTTGGCATGCAACTCGCTGAAAACGATCAAAATCCAGTCAGCAGAGACTCAGCGGAACATATGGAACGACAAAACTCACGTCTGGTCGGAGCTTGAGGTACGATACACCTCGTTCGATATCTTGCTCGTGAGGGTTATCCAAGTGACCGTACACGATCTTCTCAGCAAGGGTCAGAGGTCGGTTGAGTCTATACGTGATTAAGTACATGTCAGCGAGATGCTTCGACGCGGTGTGAGCTTTTTGAAAGAGGATTCCGGCAAGCTTGTGACAAGGTGGAGCGGGATTGAAGCAGCGAATGAGAATTGATTTTTTAATAATCAGGTCCCCTAACCGCTCGCTCGCCGCCTGCGGCCCGTCCACCGGCCAATTATCCCTCATAACgatcgaagagagggatagcttgaagagaaagaacgagaaagatgaaatTGATGCTCACCTTTGCCTGACAACTTGTAAATTACTCTCGATTCTAGCGTAGTTGACGAATTTTCCCTTTTCAAGGTTCGACATGGGCACTTGTTTGTCGCCTATGGAGGATTGGACAGTCGCCATGGATCTCGATaacatcgatgatctcgatgagaGGGACTGAGCCCCCTTGACGAGGAATCTTGAGGATACCATCGTGCGTGAGTGGTTGAGGGAATTGTATTTCTTAAGACTTAAGAGTGGGAGGGGAGGAAAGAGTTTTGCGTTGAAACTTGGGCTATCAATCCAGGTAGATGGTTATCAACAATATCAATCGACCACCTCTTAACAGGTCGAACTGAATATGCTTTCGTTGATCTGTTTTGGATTattgaggatgttgatgaagaagaaagagaaagtgAGAAAAATCTAACACGTCTATCTGTATTCCACGATAAAAGGAGGAGCCAGTAATTGTCACTGCAGCACTGCAGCTGACCGAACTAACTATACTGAATTGACTGCATGCAATGAACAAGTACAAGTATTGATTTCCTTGCGATTTGATAGGTTGATTCCTATCATGCGTCATATAACCGTAATAATCCGACCAAAGCCGCCTAAACAAAACAACCCAAAAATAACACGTAATGCCAAATTATCATTCGACTTCGGTTTTACCAGGCCACATATAGCCGAATTTTGGCTCTGCATCCTCGGCCGAATTTATCAACCTCTaagaatcaagatgaaacGCATACCAAATATCACTCGTTGTTGTCCAACATCAAGGGCATGAAGGTCAGGACAAATGACCAAGCTATGCAAGGGTAGATTGCGGCTCCGCAATTCCGATCATTCACTCGGGCATGATGAGCGCGATGAATGAGTGTGCAACTGGATTGATCATGGACTTCACACTgtatttcatctttctcataCTACTAACAAGGACACCCGAATATAAGACATGATAGATAGACTGAAACCAACTCAAAGGCTACAAAGGAAACTCCGGATAGTTCTTGCGTCTACTCGGAACCCATCTTCCAAGGTTCACCAGCGAATTGAGCGGTCGGTACACCCAATTCAAGGAGTTTAGCGAAAGCCTTAGAGAAGCTGTTATGAGGCATAAGCGAGAGTTCTCTGCGAGGCAAGCGGGAATGCAGGTCAACTCACTCCTTGAAGAAggcctcttcatccttggCATAGACATCGACGAATTTCTTGAATGACTTATCTTTGACAAGGGCCATGTCGGTGCTAAAAGCAGAATGCTAGGTGGTGAGACTGGAGACGCGAATGCACCAAGGAAGGTAGACTTACGGAAGCATCATGAgggtcttggtcttcttgtcttcgtATTGAGCTGGTCCCTTCCTGTAAGTTCAagtctcatcagcatcattcgCATCGCTTGAACAGGGCTGCTGagccagactcaccactTTCTCCATTGCCAAGGCTCATCCTCCAACAACGTGAAGTATTGGTTAGAGAAGGTAACAGGAGAGAAAGTCCATGGACCTTCGAATCCAGATCGATCTACATATCAAGCCTCAATGTTCAGCATAAACCGACAACGACAGGATTTTGAGACTGCTACTCACCGGTGTGGCATCTACCCATAGCATGAGCTCCGGAAAGAGCCACGATCTCTTGGTCGTTGAAGCTTCACGcaccaagaagaaatcagcatTTGTATGCTGCGTGCTGCAGCACGATTGGATCGGCATGAACTCACCCCATTCGGTAGAAGATGAATCTCAAGtgatcttgagcttgcgcaGCATCGGGCAATCGTCCATCGGGAGTAACGTGGTGCTCGAACCCATCGATTCTTCCAGGTCTCCAAGGGACCGTGGGTCCACCCGATTCTTGGACAGCGGCGACTCCACCAAGTGTCCAGAGGTCACCGTATGAGATCCATGGGaattcttccttgatcttttgcATGTGATCTCGCGCGATATTCTACAAGACCACGCGTCATGGAATCAGCAACCCATTGTGGTCCGAGATAAATCGATCGCTCAGGAAAGGCTATGGTGAGTAGCTGTGGTCCGGAATAAATCGATCGCTCAGAAAAGGCTATGTTGCGTAGCCGTGTTCCAGGCGAGATGCAGATATGGGCAGGACAGGGGAAAATAGAGGTTGATGGGGACTCACCAAACCGTTGTTAGCACCGTGTTCCGACTCAGGCTTGAATCGCATGGTGGCATAGTTGGATCCACCAGTGTTATCATCCTTGTTATAAGTTCCCGAGGCGTGCCAAGCTAATCTGATGAGGACAGGTGCGAGGGAGCCGTCTATCAACACGGGCAAGGAATCGTCAGCTCGCTTTCAGACAGCGCTTCAAAG is a genomic window containing:
- a CDS encoding aconitate hydratase, mitochondrial; translation: MVSSRFLVKGAQSLSSRSSMLSRSMATVQSSIGDKQVPMSNLEKGKFVNYARIESNLQVVRQRLNRPLTLAEKIVYGHLDNPHEQDIERGVSYLKLRPDRVACQDATAQMAILQFMSAGLPQTAVPTSVHCDHLIQAQVGGPKDLARAIDINREVYDFLATACAKYGIGFWKPGSGIIHQIILENYALPGLMMIGTDSHTPNAGGLGMVACGVGGADAVDVMAGIPWELKAPKVIGVYLDGKMSGWTTPKDIILKVAGILTVKGGTGAIIEYHGPGVESLSCTGMATICNMGAEIGATTSLFPYNKRMSAYLEATGRSQQAAYAQEFNHNLQPDEGSEYDRRIEINLSELEPHINGPFTPDLATPISKFAEEVKKNNWPEELKVGLIGSCTNSSYEDMSRSAHIAKEAADHGLKTKSIFTITPGSEQVRATIARDGFVDTFEDVGGVVLANACGPCIGQWDRQDVKKGEVNSIISSYNRNFTGRNDANPATHAFVASPDLVTAMTFAGSLTFNPLTDSLKGSDGKEFKFSDPAGFELPAKGYDAGENTFQAPPEDGTTVNVAVSPSSDRLQLLKPFKAWDGKDIIDAPVLIKAKGKCTTDHISAGGPWLKYRGHLENISQNCLIGAINADSGEANSVLNQETGEFGPVPTVGAYYRDRDIPWVVVGDENYGEGSSREHAALEPRFLGGRAVICRSFARIHETNLKKQGMLPLWFKNSADYDKISGTDKLSIVGLNEFKPGQDIKVEITHKDGSKDSFLTTSSINEGQWEWFKAGSALNKMAAAAKARGA
- a CDS encoding cytochrome c peroxidase, mitochondrial, with protein sequence MSFRTPLLRTACARRAGQSVQIRNQVVRRRFASGGPEITPPPPPRSSSVPYLLAGVGLAAAGAAYLFYGTDGTPRETAKELKSEARGVAAAAEGKLGLRHKQGDYQKVYDRIADTLEKEGYDDGSLAPVLIRLAWHASGTYNKDDNTGGSNYATMRFKPESEHGANNGLNIARDHMQKIKEEFPWISYGDLWTLGGVAAVQESGGPTVPWRPGRIDGFEHHVTPDGRLPDAAQAQDHLRFIFYRMGFNDQEIVALSGAHAMGRCHTDRSGFEGPWTFSPVTFSNQYFTLLEDEPWQWRKWKGPAQYEDKKTKTLMMLPTDMALVKDKSFKKFVDVYAKDEEAFFKDFSKAFAKLLELGVPTAQFAGEPWKMGSE